The Bosea sp. AS-1 region TCCGCGATCCTCTATGGCCTGCGCATCTCGCTGCAGATGGGGCTGGTCGCCGGCGCGCTCGCCTTCACGCTCGGCGTGGCGCTCGGCATCGGCGCAGCCTATGCGGGCGGGCGCTGGGAAGCCTTCATCATGCGCGTCATCGACCTGCAGCTCGCCTTCCCCGCGATCCTGCTGGCTCTGGTGCTCTCGGCGCTGCTGGGACAGGGCAAGATGCAGCTCATCGCGGCGCTCGCCGCCGCGCAATATGCTTATTTCGCCCGCACCGCCCATGGCGCGGCCTCGGCCGAGCGCGGCAAGGACTATGTCGAGGCCGTACTGTCGACGCCACTGCCGGGTTGGCGTGTGGTGCTCCGCCATATCTTCCCGAACTGCCTGCCGCCCTTGATCGTGGTCGCGACCGTGCAGGTGGCGAACGCCATCGCGCTGGAGGCGACGCTCTCCTTCCTCGGTGTCGGGCTGCCGGTGACCGAGCCCTCGCTCGGCATGCTGATCTCGAACGGCTTCCAGTACATGCTCTCGGGCCGCTACTGGATCTCGATCTATCCGGGCATCGCGCTCATCATCCTGATCGTCGCGATCAATCTCGTCGGCGATCGCATCCGCGACCAGGTCAATCCGAGGCTGAAGCGATGAGCGAGGCGCCTCTCCTTCAGGTCACCAATCTCGCGACGCATTTCCACACCCGCAACGGCGTGGTGAAGGCGGTCGATGGCGTCTCCTTCGCGCTGAAGCGCGGCGAGGTGATGGGCCTCGTCGGCGAATCCGGCTCGGGCAAGAGCATCACCGGCTTCTCGATCATCGGGCTGATCGACCCGCCCGGCCGTGTCGAGCCCGGCTCGTCGGTGAAGCTCGAGGATCGCGAGCTCGTCGGACTGGCCCCAAGCGGACTCCGCAAGATCCGCGGCAAGCAGATCTCGATGGTCTTCCAGGACCCGATGATGACGCTGAACCCGATGCTGACCATCGGCACGCAGATCAGGCTCGCACTGGAAGCGCATGAGACGGTCTCCGGCGCCGAAGCG contains the following coding sequences:
- a CDS encoding ABC transporter permease, with amino-acid sequence MKDASPAARFWAEFRESKTAVVALAVVVLMIGIALLAPLVAPQDPYDLANLALSDARRPPGYVGEGGYTHWLGTDAQGRDLLSAILYGLRISLQMGLVAGALAFTLGVALGIGAAYAGGRWEAFIMRVIDLQLAFPAILLALVLSALLGQGKMQLIAALAAAQYAYFARTAHGAASAERGKDYVEAVLSTPLPGWRVVLRHIFPNCLPPLIVVATVQVANAIALEATLSFLGVGLPVTEPSLGMLISNGFQYMLSGRYWISIYPGIALIILIVAINLVGDRIRDQVNPRLKR